The following proteins are encoded in a genomic region of Saccharopolyspora antimicrobica:
- a CDS encoding methylated-DNA--[protein]-cysteine S-methyltransferase: MLKTSTVDTAAGPFTAVVDTDGAVLASGWTAQPTDLLPLISPDLFTSTPAAVRDLGPVTRAIRAYHDGDVHAVEEIEVRQSSGPFREHAWEVLRKVPAGEPVSYAEYAALAGRPQAVRAAASACARNAAALFVPCHRVLRSDGSLGGFRWGAPVKRWLLDHEAARAA, translated from the coding sequence ATGCTCAAAACGTCCACTGTGGATACTGCGGCCGGGCCGTTCACGGCCGTGGTCGACACCGATGGTGCCGTGCTCGCGTCCGGTTGGACCGCGCAGCCGACGGACCTGCTTCCGCTGATCTCCCCGGACCTGTTCACCAGCACGCCCGCCGCGGTGCGGGATCTCGGCCCGGTGACGCGGGCGATCCGCGCCTACCACGACGGTGACGTGCACGCCGTGGAGGAGATCGAGGTGCGGCAGAGCTCCGGGCCGTTCCGGGAGCACGCGTGGGAGGTCCTGCGCAAGGTCCCGGCCGGGGAGCCGGTGAGCTACGCCGAGTACGCGGCGCTGGCCGGTCGTCCGCAGGCCGTCCGCGCCGCCGCCTCCGCCTGCGCCCGCAACGCCGCGGCGCTCTTCGTGCCGTGCCACCGAGTCCTCCGCAGCGACGGCTCGCTCGGCGGTTTCCGCTGGGGCGCACCGGTGAAGCGCTGGCTCCTCGACCACGAAGCCGCCCGCGCGGCGTGA